A single genomic interval of Deltaproteobacteria bacterium harbors:
- a CDS encoding deoxyribonuclease IV produces MTKTTKPRGPLLGAHMSIAGGVGNAFLEGKKVDCQAIQIFTKSSRQWASKPLDREEIAQFKLNRKETGIESVVAHDSYLLNLGSPDAGLRKRSIAAFIDEMERCEILGVSNLIAHPGAHVGSGELEGIKTIAKSLDEVHKACPKFNVKVTLEITAGQGSNLGYRFEQIGAMIDATKESERIRVCFDTEHAFAAGYDLRTKEGYERTFGEFDDAIGLDLLAAFHLNDSKKEFHSRVDRHEHIGQGFIGVEAFRLLMNDKRFWGLPMCLETPKGPDLKEDRDNLTLLRSLIKA; encoded by the coding sequence ATGACAAAAACAACAAAACCCCGCGGCCCTTTATTAGGCGCCCACATGTCGATCGCCGGCGGCGTCGGCAATGCATTTCTCGAAGGCAAAAAAGTCGATTGCCAGGCGATTCAGATTTTTACCAAATCGTCGCGCCAGTGGGCGTCCAAACCGTTGGACAGAGAAGAGATCGCTCAGTTCAAACTTAACCGCAAAGAAACCGGCATCGAATCCGTCGTCGCCCACGATTCCTATTTACTCAATCTCGGCTCGCCCGATGCCGGACTGCGCAAGCGATCCATCGCGGCGTTCATCGACGAAATGGAACGCTGCGAAATTCTCGGCGTGTCGAATTTAATCGCTCACCCAGGCGCCCACGTCGGCTCGGGAGAACTCGAAGGCATCAAGACGATCGCTAAATCGCTGGACGAAGTGCACAAAGCGTGTCCGAAATTTAACGTCAAAGTCACGCTGGAAATCACCGCCGGCCAGGGATCGAATCTCGGCTACCGCTTCGAGCAGATCGGCGCCATGATCGACGCGACCAAAGAAAGCGAGCGCATCCGCGTCTGCTTCGACACCGAGCACGCCTTCGCCGCCGGCTACGATCTGCGCACCAAAGAAGGCTACGAAAGAACCTTCGGCGAATTCGACGACGCCATCGGCCTCGATCTGCTCGCCGCGTTTCATCTCAACGATTCGAAAAAAGAATTCCACTCCCGCGTCGACCGCCACGAACACATTGGCCAAGGCTTCATCGGCGTCGAAGCGTTTCGATTGTTGATGAACGACAAGCGCTTTTGGGGATTACCGATGTGTTTGGAAACGCCGAAGGGACCGGATCTGAAAGAAGACCGCGACAACCTGACCTTGCTGAGAAGTCTTATCAAAGCCTAA
- a CDS encoding DUF885 domain-containing protein — MSKFAEFCNRYFKQYFVLHPTDAIYYGVEGFDHLLNDYSDKTFKAEKIFVNESLRKLREISPVELTVDEAIDYALLEGRLTIQSYEQAKEDYRLKQPDTYNPIEAIYILTVRATNDLAGNLLSRLNRTPALIQQGITNLNRKDANPPKLWTENAIEGAKGGISFLDSLPEHPKVQAAAIDANTLTAAIDKAKSAINDFANFLETHLLPRSNASYAVGEEHFNLLLKKKHFLDHDAQSLLAFGESLFAKTKLELEALADELGPGKGVEAVARAIQENHPSAEEILSVYDKAMSAARDFVREKKLVSFPAKEELHVVHTPVFRRHEIPFAAYLSPSPKDADQVGYYYVTPVASDDLLREHNYVGLENTSVHESYPGHHLQFSIANCTPAAATLPRLMNESSVFYEGWALYCEQLMQEQGFLKSQEHRFVMLKDRLWRALRIIIDVKTQTGKLSYDEAADLMVRELHFPREQACGDLNWYSQSPSVPMGYALGWSIINRLRQQEQNRLGSKFVLREFHDKLLSAGSISLPLVERRHFQH; from the coding sequence ATGTCCAAGTTCGCCGAATTCTGCAACCGCTATTTCAAACAATACTTCGTCCTCCACCCGACCGATGCCATCTATTACGGCGTCGAAGGGTTCGATCACTTACTCAACGATTACTCGGACAAGACTTTCAAGGCCGAGAAGATTTTTGTCAACGAATCGCTGCGCAAGCTGCGGGAAATCTCGCCAGTGGAATTGACTGTCGACGAAGCCATCGATTACGCTTTGCTCGAAGGACGGCTGACGATCCAAAGTTACGAGCAGGCCAAGGAAGACTATCGTCTCAAACAACCCGACACCTACAATCCCATTGAAGCGATTTATATTCTCACCGTGCGCGCCACCAACGATCTCGCCGGCAATTTGTTGAGCCGCCTCAACCGCACGCCGGCGCTGATCCAGCAGGGCATTACCAATCTAAATCGTAAAGACGCCAACCCGCCCAAGCTCTGGACCGAGAACGCCATCGAGGGCGCCAAAGGCGGCATCAGCTTTCTCGACAGCCTGCCTGAACATCCGAAAGTGCAAGCCGCGGCCATCGACGCCAACACGCTCACTGCCGCCATCGACAAGGCGAAAAGCGCAATCAATGACTTTGCCAATTTTCTCGAAACTCACCTACTGCCGCGCAGCAACGCTAGTTACGCGGTCGGTGAAGAACATTTCAATTTGCTGCTCAAGAAAAAACACTTTCTCGACCACGACGCCCAAAGTTTGCTGGCATTCGGCGAGAGCCTTTTCGCCAAGACCAAGCTCGAGCTCGAAGCCTTGGCCGACGAGCTCGGGCCGGGCAAGGGCGTCGAAGCGGTAGCCAGAGCGATCCAGGAAAACCACCCGTCCGCCGAAGAAATTTTATCCGTCTACGACAAAGCGATGAGCGCGGCGCGGGATTTCGTGCGCGAAAAGAAACTCGTCAGCTTTCCCGCCAAGGAAGAGCTTCACGTCGTCCACACACCGGTGTTTCGCCGCCACGAGATTCCCTTCGCGGCGTATCTTTCGCCTTCGCCCAAAGACGCCGATCAAGTCGGCTACTACTATGTCACGCCGGTCGCCAGCGACGATTTGCTGCGCGAGCACAATTACGTCGGCTTGGAGAATACTTCGGTGCACGAGAGTTATCCGGGACATCATCTGCAATTTTCCATCGCCAACTGCACCCCCGCCGCCGCGACTTTACCGCGCTTGATGAATGAGTCATCGGTGTTTTACGAAGGATGGGCGCTCTACTGCGAGCAGCTCATGCAGGAGCAAGGTTTTTTGAAATCCCAAGAACACCGCTTCGTCATGTTGAAAGACCGCTTGTGGCGCGCGCTGAGAATTATCATCGACGTCAAGACCCAGACCGGCAAACTCAGCTATGACGAAGCGGCGGATTTAATGGTCCGCGAGCTGCACTTCCCGCGCGAACAAGCCTGCGGCGATCTGAACTGGTACAGTCAATCGCCGTCGGTGCCAATGGGCTACGCGCTCGGCTGGTCGATCATCAATCGTTTGCGACAACAAGAACAGAATCGGCTCGGCAGCAAATTCGTCTTGCGCGAATTCCACGACAAGCTGCTGAGCGCGGGAAGCATCTCGCTGCCGCTGGTGGAGCGACGGCATTTTCAACATTGA
- a CDS encoding extracellular solute-binding protein: MGCRIPLYRLIALFAIALGVPSARGAEVSQRSSQWEATLEAAKKEGKVNIYMYRYGKVLDVFRSDYPEIRPYLLTGTGAQITTRILSERRAGKFLADVVGLGSSNYRLLHQQAKILDPIQPALMLPEVVDTSRWYGGKHRYLDAEGKYVFGYMTNASSGQLYYNTAAVNPKELTSYYDLFKPKWKGKIVALDPHPRTEFGTTMQFFYYNPELGPGFIRRLFGDKDLTFSRDSRQMIDWLGQGRFSICLGCSGALKAKNQGLPVDIFDSSLWKEGASFSVGGGTLSIPSQGPHPNAAKVFVNWYLSRRGQIAMQKLGDPDEPPNSARSDIPKDDVMAQHKLIEGRKYFDAIRPEFEDVESAFKIAIQAMDGR, encoded by the coding sequence TTGGGCTGTCGAATTCCGCTGTATCGGTTGATCGCGTTGTTCGCGATCGCGCTTGGAGTGCCGTCGGCGCGTGGCGCCGAGGTGTCTCAACGGTCGTCCCAGTGGGAGGCGACGCTGGAGGCGGCGAAGAAAGAGGGCAAGGTCAATATTTACATGTACCGCTACGGCAAGGTGCTGGATGTATTTCGTAGCGACTATCCGGAAATCCGTCCTTATTTGTTGACCGGCACGGGGGCGCAGATCACGACGCGGATTCTTTCCGAACGGCGAGCGGGAAAATTTCTCGCCGACGTGGTCGGCTTGGGATCGTCCAACTACCGGCTGCTGCACCAGCAGGCGAAGATTCTCGATCCGATCCAGCCGGCGTTGATGCTGCCCGAGGTCGTCGACACCTCGCGCTGGTACGGCGGCAAGCACCGTTATCTCGATGCCGAAGGGAAATATGTTTTCGGATACATGACCAACGCCAGCTCCGGCCAGCTCTATTACAATACCGCAGCGGTGAATCCCAAGGAGCTGACCTCCTACTACGATCTGTTCAAGCCCAAGTGGAAAGGCAAAATCGTCGCTCTCGATCCCCATCCGCGCACGGAATTCGGCACGACCATGCAGTTCTTTTATTACAATCCGGAGCTTGGACCGGGGTTTATTCGGCGCTTGTTCGGCGATAAGGATCTTACTTTTAGCCGCGACAGCCGGCAGATGATCGACTGGCTCGGGCAGGGCAGATTCTCCATCTGCCTGGGCTGTTCCGGTGCGCTCAAGGCGAAGAACCAAGGCTTGCCGGTGGATATATTCGACAGCAGCCTGTGGAAAGAAGGCGCTAGTTTTTCGGTTGGCGGCGGTACGCTGTCGATCCCCAGCCAAGGGCCCCACCCCAACGCCGCCAAGGTTTTTGTCAACTGGTATCTGTCGCGCAGAGGACAAATCGCGATGCAAAAACTTGGCGACCCCGACGAGCCGCCCAATTCGGCACGCAGCGATATTCCCAAAGACGATGTCATGGCGCAGCATAAATTGATTGAAGGGCGCAAATATTTCGACGCCATCCGCCCCGAGTTCGAGGATGTCGAGAGTGCGTTCAAGATCGCCATTCAGGCGATGGACGGGCGCTGA
- a CDS encoding extracellular solute-binding protein produces MRPKRSAAIIRRALFAAGVIFAMAHLPAVQGAETASLIDGARKEGALTIYSLLAVPDHSRIVNRFREKYPFIEVSLIRPGASERITSRVVSEARGGRHLVDIVGVSRLNMMYLVQRGLMLSYESPERRAFDAAFKDQRGFWTAFYVNPEVLAYNTHMVAPTSAPKNYQELLEPRWRGRLVLEQTAVEWFASLVQHWGEERGIAYMQGLAKQQLKTLNGNTLITQLVAAGEHAVAISLNGPRVELTKQRGAPIDWQAMDPMVVDAVTIGIAANAPHANAAKLYLNFVLSREVQQGLLEEQFVKPSGRSDVKSAFMTKIRAARVQMISVNETIAEHWERYEKRFQQIFAIQ; encoded by the coding sequence ATGAGGCCTAAGCGATCTGCTGCAATAATTCGCCGTGCGCTTTTCGCAGCGGGCGTGATTTTCGCGATGGCGCATCTCCCCGCTGTCCAGGGCGCCGAGACGGCGAGTTTAATCGACGGCGCGCGAAAGGAAGGCGCGTTGACGATCTATTCGTTGTTGGCCGTGCCGGATCATTCGCGCATCGTCAATCGCTTTCGGGAGAAATATCCGTTCATTGAAGTCTCTTTGATTCGCCCCGGCGCGAGCGAGAGAATTACCAGTCGGGTCGTAAGCGAGGCTCGGGGCGGGCGCCATTTGGTCGACATTGTCGGCGTCAGCCGGCTCAACATGATGTACTTGGTGCAGCGCGGCTTGATGCTTAGTTACGAGTCGCCGGAACGGCGCGCGTTCGACGCGGCGTTCAAAGACCAGCGCGGCTTTTGGACCGCGTTCTACGTCAATCCCGAAGTGCTGGCCTACAACACGCATATGGTCGCGCCTACGAGCGCGCCGAAAAATTATCAGGAACTGTTGGAGCCGCGTTGGCGCGGCCGGTTGGTGTTGGAACAGACGGCGGTGGAATGGTTCGCTTCGCTAGTCCAGCATTGGGGTGAGGAGCGCGGCATCGCTTACATGCAAGGCTTAGCGAAACAGCAGCTCAAGACTCTCAATGGCAATACGTTGATCACACAATTGGTCGCCGCCGGCGAGCACGCTGTGGCGATTTCTCTCAACGGGCCGCGCGTCGAGTTGACCAAGCAGCGCGGCGCGCCGATCGATTGGCAGGCCATGGATCCGATGGTCGTCGATGCTGTCACGATCGGCATCGCCGCCAACGCGCCCCATGCCAACGCGGCGAAGTTGTATCTCAATTTCGTCCTGTCGCGCGAAGTGCAGCAAGGCTTGCTCGAAGAGCAGTTCGTCAAGCCATCGGGCCGCAGCGACGTGAAGTCGGCGTTCATGACCAAGATTCGCGCCGCGCGGGTGCAGATGATTTCAGTCAATGAAACCATTGCCGAGCATTGGGAGCGCTACGAAAAACGCTTTCAGCAGATATTTGCCATTCAATAA
- a CDS encoding glycine/betaine/sarcosine/D-proline family reductase selenoprotein B, with product MKVLHYLNQFFAGIGGEDQAGHGVEFLPRAVGVGAEIEKALHGHEIEFATVACGDNYYHEAEADALRAIGAAIDEFHPDIFIAGPAFNAGRYGIACAKVCSWVRDNWRIPAITAMHEDNPGTREIGRYVFVIQTGASTASMAETLKRVSLLLEKLIARDESAAANFRAEYCLAIARRFTVRSDRPDYVRAVDLLLAKLDHRPYESEIPWVESERHAIPNLRGGLKNATIALVTEGGLVPQGNPDRLESSRGSKYFKYSLDGRDDLKQGEFQAMHTGYDTSTVDQDPDRIVPLDAMRVLEKAQRFKKLHDHYFVTTGTGAMPTKMAELGAGIADELSNSGINAVLLTAT from the coding sequence ATGAAAGTGCTCCATTATTTGAATCAGTTTTTCGCCGGCATCGGTGGTGAAGATCAGGCTGGGCATGGCGTGGAATTTTTGCCGCGCGCGGTGGGCGTCGGCGCGGAAATTGAAAAGGCGCTGCACGGCCATGAAATTGAATTCGCCACCGTCGCTTGCGGTGACAATTATTATCACGAGGCGGAAGCCGACGCGCTGCGCGCAATTGGCGCTGCCATTGACGAATTTCACCCCGATATTTTTATTGCCGGTCCGGCGTTCAACGCCGGCAGATACGGCATCGCTTGCGCTAAAGTTTGCAGTTGGGTGCGCGACAACTGGCGGATCCCAGCGATCACCGCCATGCATGAAGATAATCCTGGCACTCGCGAGATCGGCCGCTATGTCTTCGTCATTCAAACCGGCGCCTCTACGGCGTCGATGGCGGAAACCCTGAAGCGGGTTTCGCTGCTGCTAGAAAAATTAATCGCCCGGGACGAAAGCGCTGCGGCGAACTTTCGCGCAGAGTATTGCTTGGCGATTGCGCGCCGTTTCACAGTGCGCAGCGATCGGCCGGATTACGTGCGCGCCGTCGACCTCTTGTTAGCCAAGCTTGACCACCGGCCCTACGAAAGCGAGATTCCGTGGGTTGAGTCGGAGCGTCATGCGATTCCTAACCTAAGAGGCGGTTTGAAGAATGCCACCATCGCGCTGGTGACCGAAGGCGGTTTGGTGCCCCAGGGCAATCCCGATCGGCTGGAGAGTTCGCGCGGCTCCAAGTATTTCAAATATTCTCTCGACGGCCGCGACGATCTCAAGCAGGGCGAGTTCCAAGCGATGCACACCGGTTACGACACCTCGACGGTGGATCAAGATCCCGACCGCATCGTGCCGCTCGACGCCATGCGCGTGTTGGAAAAGGCGCAGCGTTTCAAAAAACTCCACGATCACTATTTCGTCACCACCGGCACCGGCGCCATGCCGACCAAGATGGCGGAGCTGGGCGCCGGCATTGCCGATGAACTTTCCAACTCCGGCATCAACGCAGTCTTGTTGACCGCGACGTGA